The Artemia franciscana chromosome 11, ASM3288406v1, whole genome shotgun sequence DNA segment tagccaaaaaaaaaaaaatgcaaattttgttttaattattcctctgcggagagccaaaatcaaaacatgcattgattcaaaaacgtccagaaattaaataaaaaaaaacaagtttttttaactgaaagtaaggagcgacattaaaacttaaaacgaccagaaattacttcgtatatgaaagaggctgcttcctcatcaacgccccgctctttacgctaaagttttttactgttttaaaaagaagaattgagagaaagagtcaaactttagcgtaaagagcggggcgttgatgaggaagcagcctctttcatatacgaagtaatttttggtcgttttaagttttaatgtcgctccttactttcagttaaaaaaacttgttttttttatttaatgtttagtTAGTCCTATAATCACTTGTttggaaaaacaagtagaaatttCAGTTATCGAAATAAAACATACTTTTGCTAAAAAATGTTTCCTCCCTGAATACAGATCTAATTTCAGCATTTCTGTATATGCCTGATAGTCCATTTATTACTGTTTTACGTAAATTAGGTGTGATTGTATCCAGACGCCATCGCAGTACTTTATTTGTCTTGATTAAGcttctcatttttgaaaatgttgtGATGGAACCGTTTTACATGTTTGTCACCAACGGATGTAGGGATATCCGTTGAAAAGTCCAAATAGACGTTCAAGGAACGTATCTTACGTGAAATGTTACATCCATATTGGGTTTCGTGTCAATAGTTGTTGTACAATATTGTACTAATTACTACATTATGGTTGCCTAAAAAGCTCTTATAAACATTTATGGAAGATACCAATGCTGGTCTTTTACGGCTCTCAACAAATAATGGAAACTTTCGTCAgccatttttttctcttctatgatgaataaatatttttagtttttttcttcaatgatCTATACAAACTTATCGCTCAAATACATGTGTCCGTGGTATGTCTTATTCATAGCTTTCAAGGAAAATTTGATAAGATTCTATTTAGTATGTAGTGGAGGTAAATACACGTGTTTCCGGtggaaaagagaatttttaaCAATATTCTCCTCTCAAGGCAGCAGATTTAATGCATCTaccttattttcttttgtgcatttttatccttattttcttatactattcttatattttttcctgtCTCTGCAGTCTCACTCCAATATAAAGCTACAGTCCTTTGATTATCTGACCTGCAAATCTATTAGAATTCCTGTTGCGGAGAGGTACTGCTTTTAGACTAAGTTTTATAAAGCTATTTTAGCCGAGTGGATTACAAACTGGGGTTAGAATCCTATATCCTCTGGGACAAGAGTTAAGATCTTGATGTAGGTTAAAATCCTGTGGCTTAGGGTAGGAGTCGGTGGTgggactctgtaagctcagccgcTGTTACACACAAAGGTTGAAAGCAGAGGATGTATGCCTCTCTAATCTAATCTATTAAACATCCTATAATCTATGAAGAAACGTTAATCACTTACACTGAAATCATTTCAAGTTTGTCGTAACTGTCACAGTGTGGTTGTATTTGAAGTTTAACTTCAAATATACCGATTTTTTGTAACTCGACAATAAATCAGTCTTACAGGAGCCCGAAATGTTCACGTCGTCTTCAAAGTAAAATGACTGACTATTATTTTCGATAGGGAAACATTTGTATATTTAAGTAATTATAGAATTAATCAAAGTTTGGTTGAGAACCcttctttaaaattttgttcttctttCTATGCCTTATGAAAATTTTTCACGCCAGATCAAAAACCATTATtggagaagttttttttactttttgtatttcttcttttttttctcactgtttTCCATCTCCAAAGATCCAAGCTTTAAACGTGTAATAACCTCTCTTGAAGCTGTCCGAGCGTTCATTAAAAGAAAAGCTAACAACAAtccaaaattttataaacaTCTATCCAGTCAGATCCAACACATTTTTCAGAATAACTATTTTGCGTCTCTTTTATCATCTATATCTCTTCAAGGCATCGGAGCGATCATTAAGAGATAGGCCACCGCAACCTGTGTCTGTTGTTGAAAAGTTGATGGAGTCAATCAAGACGCATGATGTCAAAAGACTTTGGAGGTCACCCTTGAAGGACTGGTCACCGCTACCAAAGATTCGACCCAAAAAGATCGAGTGTGATCTCCTTCTATTTGAAGACGCAGGTCTCTATTGCTGCTCTTCCTTCATTTTCTTAAACgtttaacaattttatttttggtaataccaatgaaaatatataatctagtaaaaaaaaatttctgttgcCAGAAGGATGAAGAACTATGTCAAGATAGAGCATACAAAACAAGATAACTAATTAAAGGTAAAAATCAACAAGTAGCAAAAGGTACAGTTGAAGATAGTAGGGACACTGCTTTCTTGGCAGCTAATTTCGTTGGGTCTCTCGAAAACAGGCCAAGCCGTTCATGGCATGTAACAAAACAGGTTTCTTGCAGCCATgccaatttgattaaaaaagatacaaatatgGAATCCAGGCAGGTTTAACCCCTGACAtcacaaaacttgttttgcttCATAAGCTAATAGGAAGGTGATGGGATAATCAGAAAATACGTCAAAAGACTTGTTTTGTTAATAAGAATAAAGTGGTAGCCATGGATGTCTCTTGTTTTAGCTTTTAGCATGGATATAAAAGCGTGTCTATCGAATATACAGGTAGTAGGTAGGCTACTTCGAATAGAAGATGGCGTATGAGAGATGAATATCTGATGTTTAAGTAGTATTTTGAAGTCTAATATCAATGTGTCAAAACTTTAACAGGTCTTGATAAATAGTTGCAGGTACTGGAGATTACCCCGTATACCGGGTTTTAATATATGTCCTTCGCAGTGGAAATCAGTGGACAGTAGATCTAATATATGGAAATTCGGGTGGGgaatatttttcacttactgtcctttttataaattaaataccaaaacaggtaatatttccataaaattACTTGCAAACGGTATTTGCTTAATCTAGAGGGTGGGTTAAAATGTAtttcttatttggaaaattGAATAAACTTGCACTAAAAATCAGGAATGTTTAGCATATTTTTACATGTCACACACTATTAATTGGAGAATTTGATTATAGCCTTGGGATTTCGGAAGGAGtttagaaatgtattttcaagaagttgtAAGTTATCAATCTTTATgataattaaacataaaaagcTACAATTTTTGTCTATTAAAAGTAAGAAGTAATATTACAACTTTAAgagaacagatattattccttTAATTTGCAGCCTCCTTTTCAATACATCTCTCTTCATGCTCAGGTTTTAAACACTTCAAAAAAAGTATctctttaagaattttgaatgaaggtctaactttagtataaagagtggggtatcgaGGAAGAGGCAACCCACATATAAACTTTTCAGGTTTTAGCGCTTCTCCtcactttcaactgaaaaaatagtttttcttaaaatttaacttctaACTTTTTTCGAATAATATTCCGATAAATACCTCCTCATTCATGTTAATTACCCTAAGGAAGTTCCCCTATGTAAAATTCATCCCCCATAAAATTGCCATCGTAAAAGTGTGTCATTGCtacaaatgccccccccccaaaaaaaagttcacTATTCCGAaggaaaaattcttcttagcttattcttcatattcttactaaaaaaagatactaatatttactttatttctgattgtttattaattcattccgaaaattacttctatGTTGAAAACTTTTCCAAGATCCCTCCCCTTCATCTAGAAGTTTCTCGTAGATAATTCTAATAGATAGTTCTTCATGGATTATTTCTCACGAGGTGAAGGagcaaatttgtatttgaattcagccaaattttccccgtgtaaaatttctgcTGAAAAGTCTACTCCcaccccacccaaaaaaaaaactcccttcCAATGGAAAATCATCCCTGTAAAAAATAGCTCTCTTCCTAACAATGTACCACACTGTCAAAGAATCTGTCATAGTCTTTCCTTTTCGACACATAcacccccccctaaaaaaaccgTGCAAAATACGCCTTGTTGAAAATGATTACCGGTGAATATCCCTTGGAAAATAGTCCCTCCCTTAGCAAGTTGGTCTCCAGTCACTTTCAACTTATGATAAAGGACCAGAGGCACCATTttggccaaatcttggggtgagcatgaactccatctgcccccccccccccgattcactTTGTATGGCTTAAGAAAAATTCGGGTTTTGGAGGTATATTGGTCAAATAGtctaagtaaaaatgcattttcagctcccgtgtgttgcttgaaaatgtactgtaaccaaatgaggaactcagccacactggcCTCTAAGATTAAGActacaatcaacgaggttaagtgattaaactgaaagtggaaaattcaaccagactacagacTGGCATTcttcagcgagaaactttcttatttaagaaaacaaaacgtCGGTGAAAATAACCTTCATTgttatgctgagggttgtaaccaaaatctcagttttctttcagcagaaatcttccaggtcaaatatatttgcaaaaagGAAACACATAGCAAGATGAAACGAAAACTATAACAACATTCAAGGTAACAAAGGGAACCGCCAagctttcatctttgcaaaatcgtcaacaagctggttgtagtccaaattttttactaaatccttctctgcaaatatcaaaaggaggtgactgagacgatcatctcctgttgtagaccgcAGGCAGCtattcactatttctaggctagaataCAAACACTCACTGCTCACTGTTGtctcaggaagtgtggcagcaatacgaagtactttaattacttctgagtaagctactggtaatgcctgaagatggtcaacaatgtctaggaagtttttcggctttttctcctcattgagcaagaaacgcttggcaataccagctaGAGATTTGATAAGAATGctgtcgatatccagctcgctGTAAAGAGAAGAGAAACACTTGAGTAGATCTGTGTCCATAAGCTTtgttgagcttggatccaaggcttcgagcgtactcagcactggcaagttatctgtgaaccttctgtcaaattcggcttgtagacggtcaaaagttttgaagtattcttgattcatttcatccgccaaagtagtagtccaatttccagattcgattaaattctttcctagcgtcaaagttgtcaaaaattgttttcggTGCTTtgtgatcttttgagttcttcAAGTTCGTCCTATCTGACCAACAGAAGAGGGTCTAGTCACGGGTCCATTCACAACAGGTACTTCAATTTCGAGTTctgttgcaaactctttagccttcttgaaaagcgatacaaatgaagcatctgaacgcaggtcggtgagtttgcttcttgtggcctgaatcagggtgcgtgatcgagaaataaccaagtcgaTGGTGACGGCATGGAGTTTCCAAGACACCGATATCGTGACTCgcataattgcttctatgtagtgcaattggaagataCCAAGGAACGATTCCATCAAGGAATGATAGACCAGGAACTAACCTATTTTAGTCTATgaacttagaggaattactgtaaatattcagaatttataatattaatataatcatctaggaaatgggcatttgacagaacttgagaatttaaTAGTGTATCTAAcctgctttcaaagtttacaatggttaatagcaaatagtaATATTATTATGGCCAGCAAAAGGCCTtttttggtggaagcttgggccccctggaatatctggggtgggcatttgcccacccctgcccccccccccccccaaatggtgccTATGTAAAGGACTAGAACACTGGTGGATCGAGGGGACGGGACCCTTAACCCCCCGAGATTTCTCCCGTGCCCCCTTTTCTCTGttcgtttcttttttccctccttttcttaacaaatttgtcaatttcgtcaattattggcacctttgtgaAATTCAGTTTTCCCTGAGATTTTGCTCCTTGGCGACCTTGTCatattgacccccccccccccccatgattttGCTCTATAACTAAAAGTCAAGTCTCTTAATTCACTTAGTTCAAATTCCATTACTTTACGTGCTCTACAATAAACAAAGGCAATAAAATAGAAGATGATTATATGTTTCCATTAGACTCGCAGAAGCACCATGAAGAGTCAGCTTTCCCAATctaattttgatgccaatagctacaacaaaagaatcgcattttaaagctgattttaaatatagaagtttcatcaagtttagtcttacccatcaaaagttaggagcctgagaaaatttgctttattttagaaaatagggggaaacgccccctagaaatcatagaatcttaatgaaaatcacaccgtcagattcagcgtatcagagaaccatactgtagaagtttcaagctcctatctacaaaaatgtggaattttgtattttttgccaggaggcagatcacggttgcgtgtttatttgtttttttgttgtttttttttccaggggtgatcgtatcgacccagctgTCCTataatattgcaagagggctcattctaatggaattgaaaagttctagtgccctttttaagtgatcaaaaaattggagggcacctaggccccctcccacgataattattttaccaaaatcaacggatcaaaattctgagatagccattttattaagcgTAGTGGAAAAATcttatgactatgtctttggggacaacttactcccccatattccccgtgggaggggtaacaagttacaaactttgaccagcgtttacatatagtaatggttattgggaagtgtacaggtgttttcaggaggattttttttggacgggggaaggggttgagaagagggggatacgctgggggaactttccatcgagaatttgtcatttgggaagaaaatttccatgaagggagcccaggatttactagtattatttaaaaaaacgatgaaaaaattaatatgaaaaagttttttcagctggaaataaggaacagcattaaaacttaaaataaacagaaattattatcaatatgaggggctcacctcctcctaatacctcgctctttacgctaaagtatttttagtaatttcaactatttatgctatggcttttgtgattcaggggtcattcttaatgacttgcgacaaaatttaagctttagtgtaaacagcgaggtactgacgagggggcgaaactcctcatatatgtaataaaaatatgagaatacaaaatttctttacgtaacctaatttataagttaagtaaatcttttactaataaaaagattcgtaaaaaattaaaagttctagttacctttttaattaaccgaaaagtcgaagggcaactaggcttcctctcccgctcttttttctcaaatgagaaagccatttagccaaaaaaaaaagcaaatttggttttaattattcctctgctgagagggaaatttctgggggaggggtttttaCATAGAAAATTCTACCTGGGGCGATCTGAAAGAATTACTGTtcgaaattgtttttaattgtcaTACTCTTTTTCCCAAGTCAGATTTTTACTGAAGATGGTTCTGGAAAAATTATCCTGAGGCTATTTTCAGTTTGGATTTCCAGAAAAACCATTTTACGAAAAGAGAGGATTTCCGAAGCGATTGAAGAAATGATTGGAAATTAGTCTTTTCCAAATGACAccatgctaaggagaatttttcaagctGAATCGACCGCAAGAAAATTTACGGGGGCGAGTTTTTTACTATCTGGAGGGGGTTTTACGGGAATCAGTTTACGTGGTAGAAATTTCTACGCTTGACTTTCCTGTGAGAAGGGAATATTTAAGAAGAGTGAAACAAATCTACgggtgttatttaaaaaatgatcagaataaaaaaaaaacattttaaactgaaagtaaagatcattaaaactcaaatgaaCAGAGTTTCATTTCCATCTTCCATCCTCAATACTCCATCACCTCCATCCTCAATACTGttatttacgctgaagtttgactgtttttcccaattttttaagaacggctacATAAACATTGGTCGTTTGAATAGAAAAGGAAGTATTTCGTAAAGtctttaaagctttagcgtaaaaagcaaggcattgaggagggaagcGACTCCTTCATAGAAACGCGTAAAAAACGGTTGCATATCTCTAAGTATCTTTGCAGGGAAGAATATACAATCTGTATCTTAACTATGTATTATATTTAAGGCCTTTCAGACATctttaagctatgaaatttgtaaaatctacgtatatcatttgtttttgggaagcaTAGACACTTTCGGAGCGGGAGATTTTGTGATTGAGGTGAGTTTCTGTGGTTTcaagtttttgttcgtttcaagttttaatggtgttccttactttcagaaaaaaaaactttcatttaatatctaTTACATTAATGCTTAGCTTAGTGTTTTTACACTTGAAGTGCCGTTTTTCATGCGTGATCAACATCCACTGGTTTgaatcatattttaaaagatattaCCAAATCTTTTGCAATTccccaaaaataatattttaaattaaaaatgattgttTGTCAaacacagaataattttttgtcATATACACTATtatgaatgacgtcataattGTTGGATACAATTATGTGTGTGTTCTATTAAAACTAAGTGATAACTATGGTTTCGACGGGGATTCGTCTTTTACCATATCCACCTAAAAAGCCGAAAACTATTTCTGTGTATGATATATTTTCGGCAGAAGATACATCTTCATCTACACGATGAAATGACTTCAAAATGGATTCATATAtgttaaaatcataaaaacgtcatactaaaacttaaaaacattatGAGGCTGAATATCCTTCTTGATTACCAAAATGACGTCATTCGTTATGATGTAAGGTACCGATATAAGAGGAAACTAAAGCAACGTCACCTCAATTTATTACAAAGGACCATGCTGAAGACATCAACACAAAATAAACGTTCACGTAACGATGCGGACCAAGGTAAAAATGTTGTACCTACCAAgcttagaaaaattttcatttcaaatggTGATACAATGGATGTCAAAGATAATGGAGGTAGAACTCCTTCACATTTACATATAGCTGTTGCGATTGGAAATCTAGATgtttgtcagctattgatttcaaagggtgctgcatTAAATGCCAGAAATTCTTATAAACaaacacctttacatatagctgttgCAATTGGAAATCTAGATgtttgtcagctattgatttcaaagggtgctgtaTTAGATGCCAGAAATTCTTATAAACAAAcgcctttacatatagctgttgCAGCTGGATACCTAGATATTtttcagctattgatttcaaagggtgctgtaTTAGAAGCCAGAAATTCTTATAAACAAAcgcctttacatatagctgttgCGGCTGGATAcctagatatttgtcagctattgatttcaaagggtgctgtaTTAGATGCCAGAAATTCTTATAAACAAAcgcctttacatatagctgttgCGACTGGAAATCTGAATgtttgtcagctattgatttcaaagggtgctgcatTAGATGCCAGAGATGGCAGCAATTTTGGGAAAGAAACGCCTTTACACATAGCTGTTGCGATtggaaatctagatatttgtcagctattgatttcaaagggtgctgtaTTAGATGCCAGAAATTCTTACAAACAAAcgcctttacatatagctgttgCGGCTGGATAcctagatatttgtcagctattgatttcaaagggtgctgtaTTAGATGCCAGAAATTCTTATAAACAAAcgcctttacatatagctgttgCGACTGGAAATCTGAATgtttgtcagctattgatttcaaagggtgctgcatTAGATGCCAGAGATGGCAGCAATTTTGGGAAAGAAACGCCTTTACACATAGCTGTTGCGATtggaaatctagatatttgtcagctattgatttcaaagggtgctgtaTTAGATGCCAGAAATTCTTACAAACAAAcgcctttacatatagctgttgCGGCTGGAAATCTaaatatttgtcagctattgatttcaaagggtgctgcatTAGGTGCCAGAAATTTTGGGAAACATACGCCTTTACACATAGCTGTTGCGACTAGAAATCTAGGTATTTGTCAGCTAttaatttcaaagggtgctacaATAGATAACGTAAAGTCTTGGGAAACAACGCCTTTACATATTGCTTGTGCGTCTGGATAcctagatatttgtcagctattgatttcaaagggtgctagAGTAGATGCCATAGATACTTGGAGTCAAACACCTTTGTGTCTAGCTGTTCAAAATGGGAATCTAAATATATGTCAGATGTTGCTTTCAAAGGAGGCTGTAATCGATTCCATAAAATCCTTAGAAAATTCGGTTTTGCTCGAAGCTGCTAGTACTCAAAATCTAGATATTtctcagctattgatttcaaagggcACTGCAATAGATGCCAGAAATTCTTGGAAAGAAACGCCTTTTCATATAGCTATTCGCCGAGAAAATCAAGATAtgtgtcagctattgatttccaATGGCGCTGAAATAGATGCCATAACTTGTCAGAAACAAACGCCTTTACATATAGCAGTTGAGACTGGAAATCTAGTTATTTGTCAGCTATTAATTTCACAAGGTGCGAcaatagatgccatagattCTAGGGAAAAAACGCCTTTACTTATAGCTGTTATGACTgaaaatctagatatttgtcagttattaatttcaaagggtgctacaATAGATGCTATAGATTTTATAAATGAAACGCCTCTACATTATGCtgctttttatggaaaactaaaagcctgtcagctattgatttcaaatagtGCAGCAATAGATGCTTTAGATTCTAGTAAGTCAACTCCTTTACATCTTGCGGCACAGAACAGTCGCTTAGATGTGTGTAGGCTACTAGTGTCAAAGGGTGCAGGCCTGAATTCTTTAAACTCCAATAATGATACACCTTTAATGCTAGCGTTTTTATCTAACCACTCAAGGGTAAGTGAatatcttttagaaaataacGCAGTTTTTCATCCGTATACGTTGAAATCAATTTGCCGggacataataaataaaaatgcactTCAAATGTGCAATAATGTTTTGGAAATTccggaaattttgaaaaattacctAACTTATGAGGATGAGCTTATAAgtttgaaaacaagaaaaggaTGCTTCTTTCATTCTTGCAATTATATAAACCGGAAATACGAGGAGTTGGATAGGAGAACAGGTGCTTTAAAAACGAtctttaaaagtaataaaaagccaaaaatcGTCAAAACTTCAGATAGGGCACCACCGCCGCAGCTTGTGGATATCTCAAGCAAAGGCGAAGATTTTATTTATTCCGAATAAAGGCATGTGTTTAAAACGTCTCGCGAGCCAGCAAAGTTAAAAATCCACCTCTTGCAAAGTTAAGAATCCAAGAAATATTATATGGAGTGGAGAATGGCTGGGAGATGTGAATCAAAAGACTGCTTTCTAATATTTGAGACAAGTATTGCAATTAAACTTTCATCAGTTGTGCCAATTAAAAGGGAAAGAGGAAAGTTTGCTCCCCCAAAGATTTTGGTTCCCccactatatttaaaaaacatcttcttttaggtatttttatggAAAATGCTCTTTCTGatagtttcatttaatttttaacagcaAATTTGCCCCTCCCTCTTAGATTTTGTAAATTACTAATACTCCAAccccttaacatttttgtaaattgacACAACTGGTTTTTTTCTATCTGCCAAATAGGGTATTTTGCGGAGATTTCATGGTTAAAACATCTACAACAGAAGTTTCTATTATGAATGCTGTGGCCAGAAGTAAATAATGCTGCAAGCATAGATTAagattttcatcatttttatttggttgttaTGGAATTCAAGCGATTGCAGTGAATTCCATGCATCTTGCGAAATTATTATCTACATCCCTGCTTTCTTGATTAGTCTAAAAGATGGGGGATTGACAAAATTGATTCCCTTTTGGTTCAAACATGACtcccaagaaaaataaagatattgggGCCTGAGAGTGTACATTTTTATGATCAGTTTCTTTCCTTAGATCCTATCTCTAGATATATATACTGCGTGTCTAAGGTAACGGTCTTCTAAGAAAGCAAGAATCATTTCGTTGACgttttttgtcttgttatttttttttatgatactaGATATgattatttgaattataaaaaagacaaaaaaaatacacaaaagcTTAAGAACCGGAAAGTACATACAACTATGTTTTTCGCGAGTtgagaaattatatgttaaaCTTAAAAGCAGAAACAAGTAACACGAGAACACAACTTTCTGGGAAAAATGTAATAGCACAGGTAAAGCCAGTGTATTGGTGGAAATAGATTCCTAACAAGAGTAtattaaaatttccaaaatatacCAAATTTTCATGATCATTTAGAGCTGTATTAGTGTGCAACCCAAAACTAAGTGCTGGCTCGAAGAATGTCAGGTTCTTTAAAGACCAATTCTATACATTGGTGCTATTATAGCCTGTGTTTTGTATTGCAGCATTATTTGTAGATCAACAGGATTGATCCGTAAGGTCAAGGTTTGTCTTTAGTTTGATCTCgccagaatttttatttaccAAGTGATTATTGTTATACTCCTGCCATAATTCCGTGGGCAATAATGTTTATGTTCATCGCCGAAAATTTGTCTGTTTctgtaaataaaaagataaca contains these protein-coding regions:
- the LOC136032602 gene encoding ankyrin-3-like — its product is MDVKDNGGRTPSHLHIAVAIGNLDVCQLLISKGAALNARNSYKQTPLHIAVAIGNLDVCQLLISKGAVLDARNSYKQTPLHIAVAAGYLDIFQLLISKGAVLEARNSYKQTPLHIAVAAGYLDICQLLISKGAVLDARNSYKQTPLHIAVATGNLNVCQLLISKGAALDARDGSNFGKETPLHIAVAIGNLDICQLLISKGAVLDARNSYKQTPLHIAVAAGYLDICQLLISKGAVLDARNSYKQTPLHIAVATGNLNVCQLLISKGAALDARDGSNFGKETPLHIAVAIGNLDICQLLISKGAVLDARNSYKQTPLHIAVAAGNLNICQLLISKGAALGARNFGKHTPLHIAVATRNLGICQLLISKGATIDNVKSWETTPLHIACASGYLDICQLLISKGARVDAIDTWSQTPLCLAVQNGNLNICQMLLSKEAVIDSIKSLENSVLLEAASTQNLDISQLLISKGTAIDARNSWKETPFHIAIRRENQDMCQLLISNGAEIDAITCQKQTPLHIAVETGNLVICQLLISQGATIDAIDSREKTPLLIAVMTENLDICQLLISKGATIDAIDFINETPLHYAAFYGKLKACQLLISNSAAIDALDSSKSTPLHLAAQNSRLDVCRLLVSKGAGLNSLNSNNDTPLMLAFLSNHSRVSEYLLENNAVFHPYTLKSICRDIINKNALQMCNNVLEIPEILKNYLTYEDELISLKTRKGCFFHSCNYINRKYEELDRRTGALKTIFKSNKKPKIVKTSDRAPPPQLVDISSKGEDFIYSE